In the Candidatus Electrothrix rattekaaiensis genome, one interval contains:
- the cutA gene encoding divalent-cation tolerance protein CutA has product MEENYCLVITTYADEENGKKIIDALLTERLAACVQVMPIQSYYHWQGKITTDDEKLLLIKTKSSLYTKVEKAIITLHDYELPEVIQLPISAGFSGYLNWLEKECC; this is encoded by the coding sequence ATGGAAGAAAATTACTGCCTTGTTATCACCACCTATGCAGACGAGGAAAACGGGAAAAAGATCATTGATGCTCTGCTCACCGAACGTTTAGCTGCCTGCGTCCAAGTTATGCCGATCCAAAGTTATTACCATTGGCAGGGGAAAATAACCACCGATGATGAAAAACTCCTCCTGATCAAAACGAAATCTTCTCTCTATACCAAGGTAGAGAAAGCCATTATCACCCTTCATGATTATGAACTGCCCGAGGTGATTCAATTACCGATCTCAGCAGGATTTTCCGGGTACCTGAATTGGCTTGAAAAAGAGTGCTGTTAA
- the cbiB gene encoding adenosylcobinamide-phosphate synthase CbiB, protein MSFLLVLFSAYLLDLLLGDPRWLPHPVRIIGRIALLAESWTRKFPVDAHNSGRLAVLIVLCSTGGACLGLFFFLSLTPQPFFLLGALLILYTTIAAHDLIRHARQVLTALSLDLETARKRVSMIVGRDTEQLDEAGIVRACVESVAENMSDGIVAPLFWATTGAACGQYFNGNPAIWGTTAAMLYKAANTMDSMFGYKNERYLQFGSCAARLDDVINFLPARISGLSLVLAALLCRPACRSDMKNSFRVLVRDKQQHSSPNSGWPEAAMAGALGIQLGGESSYFGKPAEKPTIGDSFVSPQAHHIFQANTLVLTASSLCLFCFGAVYLLILFYI, encoded by the coding sequence ATGTCCTTTTTACTTGTTCTTTTTTCGGCGTACCTCCTTGATCTCCTCTTAGGAGATCCACGTTGGTTGCCCCATCCAGTCCGTATCATCGGGCGAATCGCCTTACTGGCGGAATCCTGGACCAGAAAGTTTCCTGTGGACGCACATAATAGCGGTAGACTGGCTGTGCTCATAGTCCTGTGCAGCACCGGCGGAGCCTGTCTTGGCCTTTTTTTTTTCTTATCCCTTACACCGCAGCCTTTTTTTCTTTTGGGTGCTCTCCTTATCCTCTACACTACCATTGCAGCCCACGATCTGATTCGCCACGCCCGTCAGGTTCTCACTGCACTTTCTCTTGATCTGGAGACGGCAAGAAAACGAGTGAGTATGATAGTAGGGAGAGATACAGAACAGCTGGACGAAGCAGGCATTGTGCGAGCCTGCGTGGAGAGCGTTGCGGAAAACATGTCGGACGGTATTGTCGCGCCGCTCTTCTGGGCAACAACAGGAGCCGCTTGCGGGCAATACTTCAACGGAAATCCTGCTATCTGGGGAACAACAGCGGCCATGCTGTATAAGGCTGCCAACACTATGGACTCTATGTTCGGGTATAAAAACGAACGATATCTCCAATTTGGTTCCTGTGCAGCCCGACTTGATGATGTGATCAATTTTCTTCCTGCCCGGATTTCAGGGCTATCCCTTGTTCTTGCAGCCTTGCTTTGCCGTCCTGCCTGCCGTTCTGATATGAAAAATAGTTTTCGGGTACTTGTAAGAGATAAGCAGCAGCATAGCAGCCCTAATTCAGGCTGGCCAGAAGCGGCTATGGCTGGTGCTCTTGGAATTCAGCTTGGCGGCGAGTCATCATATTTTGGCAAACCGGCTGAAAAACCAACCATTGGCGACTCTTTTGTATCGCCCCAAGCGCACCATATTTTCCAAGCCAACACCTTGGTCTTGACCGCCTCATCACTCTGTCTCTTTTGTTTCGGTGCCGTGTATCTACTGATATTATTTTATATTTAA